CCAGCTCCCGCCCCTTGCGGGCGTATGCCGCGAACATGTCGGGATGCACATAGCGCTCCACCTGCGGGTGACGGCGCGACGGCCGCATGTACTGGCCGATGGTCACGATGTCGCACCCGACAGCGGCCAGATCTTCCAGCACGCCGCAGACCTCCCCGTCGGTCTCGCCCAGGCCCACCATCAGGCCGCTCTTGCAGACGTGCCCGCCTTCCCGCACCCGCCGCAGCAGCTCCAGGCTCTGGGCATAGTCCGCCTGCGGCCGGATGCGGGCATAGTGGGCGGGCGGGGTCTCCACATTGTGGTTGATGATATGGGGCACGGCAGCCATGACCGTGCGCAGGGCCGCCTCGTCGCCCCGGAAATCCGGGATCAGGACCTCGATGGTGGGACAGGGGCGGTTGCTCCGGCGGATGGCCTCGATGGTGGCCGCGAAATGCGCCGCGCCGCCGTCGGGCAGGTCGTCGCGCGTCACGGAGGTCACCACGGCATGGCGCAGCCCCAGGGCCGCCGTGGCCCTGCCCACGCGGGCGGGCTCGTCCGGGTCAGGCTCGCGGACCGCGCCGTTGCCGATATTGCAGAAGGCGCACCCGCGGGTGCAGGTATCGCCAAGGATGAGGAACGTGGCGGTCTTGCGGGAATAGCATTCGAAAATGTTCGGGCACCGGGCGCTCCGGCAGACCGTGTGCAGCTCCATGTCCCGGACCAGCGCGCCCGTGGCGGCATAGGCCGGGCTACAGGGCAGCTTCACGCGCAGCCACGGGGGGATGCGCAATGAGGGCCTGGAATTCTCGGACACAGACATCTTTGACCTCCTGGAGGGAAAGGGCATCGTCGCCCCGCTCACGGCAAAGGGACGTGGCCCGGGCATCGGCAAGGCCGCACAGGGTTATGGCATCGAAAAGCGAAAGGTCGCGCCCCACATTGAGCGCGAAGCCGTGGAAGGTCACCCAGCGGCGCACCCCGAGCCCCAGGGAACACAGCTTGCGGTGCCCTATCCAGACCCCGGGGCGGCCGGGCCAGCGGGCGGCCTGTACCCGGAAGGCGGCCGCCGTGCGGATGACGGTCTCTTCCAGCAGGTGGACGAAGCCATGCAGGCCGCCGGTCCGTCTGCCGATGCGAAAGATGGGATAGACCACCAGCTGCCCGGGGAAATGGCAGGTGATGTTGCCGCCCCGCTCCGTCTGCACGACATCGACGCCCCGGCGGGCCAGCTCTTCCCGGCTGCAGTGCAGGTTCTCCTCGCCGCCGTGCCGCCCGAAGGTGATGACGGGCGGGTGCTCCACCAGCAGCAGCGTATCCTCCGCGCCCCGGAGGACCGCCTCATGCCGGGCATGCTGGACAGCCAGCGCCTCCCGGTAGGGCATCCTGCCCAGATCGATGATGCATGTCATGGTCCGTACCCGGTCATATCCATGTGTTGCGCATGCGCCTGTCATCGTTGCCGATCTCCACAGCCAGGCCTCCATTCTTCCCCGTTTTTGCCGTCCGCTGTCAACGGCCTGGGGCCGGTCTCGGGCAAAAAATTTTTTTCACACCCCGCCAGCCCCTTTTCAAGGCGCACGAAAGTGCCTACAGGTTGTGTGTGCGCTCAAACAGTATCACGGGAGCGTACCAGCGTCCTCTGGAGGAGACGTCATGGAACTGACCATCGCCACCGCCCGCCTTTCCGCGGCCCGCATCCTGCCGCATACCCCCCGGGCCTTCTACCGTACCGCCATCAATGCCTTTTTCTTCGTCATGGGCATGGTCTTTGCTTCCTGGGCCGTCCGCATCCCGGACATCAAGGCCGCCCTGCACATGAACGACGCGGCCCTGGGCAGCGTCCTGCTGGCCTCCCCGCTGGGCGAGATGCTCTCCATCGTGCCCACGGCCTGGCTCATAGCCCGCTTCCGCAGCCGCCGCGTCATCATGCTGGGGCTGGTGCTCATGCCCTGCGCCCTGCTCTGCCTGGCCCTGGCCGGCAGCCCGCACTGGCTGGCCGCGGCCCTGCTGGGCTTCGGCTTTGCCAACAACATGCTCAACATCTCCCTCAATGCCCAGGCCGTGGGCGTGGAGACCCTCTACGGCCGCAGCATCATGGCCACCTTCCACGGCATGTGGAGCCTGGGCGGGGTGGCCGGCTGCATCATCGGCTCCATCGTGGCGCCGCTGGGCGTGGCGCCCCTGCCCCACTTTGCCGCCATCCTCGTCATCACGCTGGTGACCCTGTGCTGCCTGCGCACCTGGACCATGCCCCGGGAAGTGCGCATCGGCGCCGCTGCGCCCGAAAGCGGGAAGCGTTCCTTCCGTCCCGACCTCTATCTGGCGCTGCTCGGCTGCATCGCCCTGGGCAGCATGGCCACGGAAGGCGCCATGTATGACTGGAGCTCCGTCTATTTCGCCCAGGTGGTCCAGCCGGGCGAAAGCCTCATCCGCGCCGGATACCTGGCCTGCATGTGCGCCATGGTCACGGGCCGCCTGCTGGCCGACGGCCTGGTGAACCGCTTCGGGGTCACGCCCGTGCTCCAGCTGAGCGGCCTCTCCATCGCCGCCGGTCTGAGCCTGGCCCTGCTCTGGCCCGATCTGCTGCCCGCCACGGCGGGGCTGGCCCTGGTGGGCTTCGGCATGGCCTCCGTGGTGCCGCTCTGCTACAGCCTGGCGGGCAAGTCCACGCGCGTGCCGCCCAGCGTGGCCATCTCGCTGGTCTCGTCCCTCAGCTTCCTGGGCTTCCTGGGCTGCCCGCCCATGGTGGGTTTCCTTTCCCACCAGTTCGACCTGCGCTGGGCCCTGTCGCCCATCGTGGTGGTGGGCGTGGCCATCTTCTGCCTGGCGCCTCTGGTCCGGCGCATCAGGGCCTGAGGGCAGGAAAGCCCTTTTCCGGGAAGAAGGCCCCTCGGGTCTCCTGTCCAGCCCGCGGCTTTCTGCGGCACGACGGGCACGGGCCGGCGGCAGGCCCAGCGCCTGCAAAAAAGGGGGCCGTCCCTCCGCCCCCCTTCCCCCGGAACGCTCAAGGAGGATCCGGCATCCCCGCGGAAAAATGACACAACGCCTTTTTCCTGCGCTCCTGAAAGACACAAAAAAGCAGACACACCGTCGCGGCGTGCCTGCTTTTTTATTTTAGCGTGTTTACGGATACGAGCTTTCCCTAGCGCGGGCTGCCGTCAGCACGACGCTCGAAGCGGGGCACGGCCAGATGGCAGCCGCCCCGGCCCGTGCGGCGGGCAAAGTCCTGATGGTAGGCCTCGGCCTCGTAGAAGGCCCCGGCCTTTTCCAGACGGGTCACCACGTCATAGCCCAGGCCGCGCAGCTCATCCATGAGCTTCTGGGCGGTCCGCTTCTGGGACTCGTCCAGCCAGAAGACGGCGGAACGGTACTGGCTGCCCACGTCCGGCCCCTGCCTGTCCAGCTGGGTGGGATCGTGGACCTCGAAAAAGCGGCGCACGACGGCCTCATAGCTGATCTTTTCGGGATCGAAGCGCACCAGCACGGCTTCGGCATGTCCGGTATCGCCCCGGCAGACATCCTCATAGGAAGGCCGGTCGGTATGGCCGCCCGTGTAGCCGGAACGCACGTCCACCACACCGGGGAGCCTGCTCAGGGCATCTTCCACGCCCCAGAAACATCCGCCCGCCAGCACGGCCACCTGCGTATGGCGCACCTGTTCGTACAGGGCCAGGCCCAGCTTTTCCTTGTCGCTGCCCGCGGGCGCGAAACGCATGGACAGGGAATTGACGCAATGGCGGGTGTTCTTGGCCGTCAGGCCCTCGCCCTCAAACACATGCCCCAGATGCGCGCCGCAGTGATCGCAAACGATCTCCACCCGGCGGCCGTCGGCATCGGGCTGGCGGCGCACCATGCCCGGCAGGGCATCGTCGAAGGCAGGCCAGCCGCACCCGGAATCGAACTTGTCCGACGAACGGTACAGGGCCACGCCGCACTGGCGGCACAGATAGGTCCCGGCGGCCGTATTTTTTTCGTATTCACCGGACCACGGGGCTTCCGTGGCCTTGCGGAGGATGATGTCCGCCTCGCGGGGCGTCAGGGGCGGCACGGCGGCATCGCCGCGGGCAATGATTCGGAAACCGCTGTCATTCATGGGGGCTTTCTCCCGTAAGGGGTCGAAGGTGGGGCGGGAAAATTCCGCTGCTACGGCGCCGGTCCCGGAAACGGCGAGGACCAGCGCCAGGATGAAAAAGGAAAAGGCGCGTCGCGCGCAGGGATAGCCGTACATGGCACCTCCTTATCAATATAAATTACCAATAAGAAGATAGCGATGCCTCCGGGGAAAAGCAAGCCCGGGCACGGACACAAAAAAAGGGAGGCATAAGCCTCCCCGGGTGACATGGTGCCTTTTTCCGGCAGACGAGCCTGTCTTTGCCTCCCCCTGCGGCAGATCCTCCGCCCCAGGAGCGGCGCCCGGACGGCGCCCCGGCAATGCCGGCGCGGCTTACTGCCGCTCGCCGTAGCCGTGCGGGTGTTCCCGGTGCCAGCGCCAGGCCGATTCGATGATGGCCTCCACGCCCAGCCGGGGCTGCCAGCCCAGCACCTGTTGCGCCTTGCGGGCGGAAGCCACAAGCCGGGCCGGATCGCCCGCGCGCCGCTGCCCCATGACCACGGGGATGGCATGACCGGTCACCTTGCGGGCGCAGTCCACGATCTGGCGCACGGAAAAGCCCTGCCCGTTGCCCAGGTTGCAGATGAGGTCGTCACCGCCGCGCTGCAGATGGTCCAGGGCCTTCACATGGGCGTCCACCAGGTCGGTGACGGCGATGTAATCGCGGATGCAGGTCCCGTCGGGCGTGGCGTAATCGTCACCGAAGATGGTGATATGCGGCCGCCGGCCCAGCGGTACTTGCAGGACCAGGGGGATGAGATGGCTCTCGGGGCTGTGGTCCTCGCCGATGCTGCCGTCGGCCAGGGCCCCGGCCACATTGAAATAGCGCAGGGAGACGTAACGGATGCCGTGGGCCGCCGAGACCCAGCGCATCATGGCTTCCATCATCAGCTTGCTGTGCCCGTAAGGATTGGTGGGCCGGGTGGGGGCATCCTCGCTGACGGGCACGCTGTCGGGTTCGCCGTAGACCGCCGCCGAGGACGAGAAGACGATGCGGCCCACGCCATGACGGACCATGGCCTCCAGCAGGCTCTGCATGCCGCCCACGTTGTTGTTGAAATACTTGAGGGGCTTGACCATGCTCTCGCCCACCTGGGAATCGGCGGCGAAGTGCATGACGCCGTCGATGCGGAAGCGGCGGAAGATGCCGTCCAGACAGGCGGCATCGCGGATGTCGCCCCGCACGAAGGCAGCCTTGCCCGCCACGGCGGCGGCATGGCCCGTCTGGAGATTGTCCACCACCACGACTTCCTGCCCGGCCGCCGCCAGGGCATGGACCGCGTGGGAACCGATATAGCCCGCACCGCCGCAAACAAGGATCGCCATACAGACCTCCACAGCAAAGATGATGATGGCGGCACGCTACGATGTTTGCCTC
This is a stretch of genomic DNA from Desulfovibrio piger. It encodes these proteins:
- the lipB gene encoding lipoyl(octanoyl) transferase LipB; the encoded protein is MTCIIDLGRMPYREALAVQHARHEAVLRGAEDTLLLVEHPPVITFGRHGGEENLHCSREELARRGVDVVQTERGGNITCHFPGQLVVYPIFRIGRRTGGLHGFVHLLEETVIRTAAAFRVQAARWPGRPGVWIGHRKLCSLGLGVRRWVTFHGFALNVGRDLSLFDAITLCGLADARATSLCRERGDDALSLQEVKDVCVREFQALIAHPPVAAREAAL
- the lipA gene encoding lipoyl synthase, whose protein sequence is MSVSENSRPSLRIPPWLRVKLPCSPAYAATGALVRDMELHTVCRSARCPNIFECYSRKTATFLILGDTCTRGCAFCNIGNGAVREPDPDEPARVGRATAALGLRHAVVTSVTRDDLPDGGAAHFAATIEAIRRSNRPCPTIEVLIPDFRGDEAALRTVMAAVPHIINHNVETPPAHYARIRPQADYAQSLELLRRVREGGHVCKSGLMVGLGETDGEVCGVLEDLAAVGCDIVTIGQYMRPSRRHPQVERYVHPDMFAAYARKGRELGIPFVFSAPLVRSSYNAEQVHAALAGQRRLPGPAASGDAACRPA
- a CDS encoding MFS transporter, which translates into the protein MELTIATARLSAARILPHTPRAFYRTAINAFFFVMGMVFASWAVRIPDIKAALHMNDAALGSVLLASPLGEMLSIVPTAWLIARFRSRRVIMLGLVLMPCALLCLALAGSPHWLAAALLGFGFANNMLNISLNAQAVGVETLYGRSIMATFHGMWSLGGVAGCIIGSIVAPLGVAPLPHFAAILVITLVTLCCLRTWTMPREVRIGAAAPESGKRSFRPDLYLALLGCIALGSMATEGAMYDWSSVYFAQVVQPGESLIRAGYLACMCAMVTGRLLADGLVNRFGVTPVLQLSGLSIAAGLSLALLWPDLLPATAGLALVGFGMASVVPLCYSLAGKSTRVPPSVAISLVSSLSFLGFLGCPPMVGFLSHQFDLRWALSPIVVVGVAIFCLAPLVRRIRA
- the galE gene encoding UDP-glucose 4-epimerase GalE, which codes for MAILVCGGAGYIGSHAVHALAAAGQEVVVVDNLQTGHAAAVAGKAAFVRGDIRDAACLDGIFRRFRIDGVMHFAADSQVGESMVKPLKYFNNNVGGMQSLLEAMVRHGVGRIVFSSSAAVYGEPDSVPVSEDAPTRPTNPYGHSKLMMEAMMRWVSAAHGIRYVSLRYFNVAGALADGSIGEDHSPESHLIPLVLQVPLGRRPHITIFGDDYATPDGTCIRDYIAVTDLVDAHVKALDHLQRGGDDLICNLGNGQGFSVRQIVDCARKVTGHAIPVVMGQRRAGDPARLVASARKAQQVLGWQPRLGVEAIIESAWRWHREHPHGYGERQ
- a CDS encoding bifunctional methionine sulfoxide reductase B/A protein — protein: MYGYPCARRAFSFFILALVLAVSGTGAVAAEFSRPTFDPLREKAPMNDSGFRIIARGDAAVPPLTPREADIILRKATEAPWSGEYEKNTAAGTYLCRQCGVALYRSSDKFDSGCGWPAFDDALPGMVRRQPDADGRRVEIVCDHCGAHLGHVFEGEGLTAKNTRHCVNSLSMRFAPAGSDKEKLGLALYEQVRHTQVAVLAGGCFWGVEDALSRLPGVVDVRSGYTGGHTDRPSYEDVCRGDTGHAEAVLVRFDPEKISYEAVVRRFFEVHDPTQLDRQGPDVGSQYRSAVFWLDESQKRTAQKLMDELRGLGYDVVTRLEKAGAFYEAEAYHQDFARRTGRGGCHLAVPRFERRADGSPR